Proteins from one Patescibacteria group bacterium genomic window:
- a CDS encoding GNAT family N-acyltransferase has product MNFSAKKIKNSKNPIVIFLLRAYLLFHLRRPYKQYKLIFVRDEENKELMERVYKFRYNIYCNVDGLLNKEEYPDKKETDLYDKYADHIIAFDRYNNIVGTSRIIKNSPLGFPTEKEFDLVKRLKNVPREKITELSRFMIHPDYRKTMLLLDMFKAIYLFSRQNDYLFWFGCAEKWFLKTLDNYVGEVELIGEPKFCFNAINYPFFIDIKKKADEVKEKDRLLFYFYNYKSNNFEF; this is encoded by the coding sequence ATGAATTTTTCAGCAAAGAAAATAAAAAATAGCAAAAATCCCATAGTAATATTTTTACTGCGCGCTTATTTATTGTTTCATTTAAGGCGGCCTTATAAACAATACAAATTGATTTTTGTTAGAGATGAAGAGAACAAGGAACTAATGGAGCGCGTGTATAAATTTAGATATAATATTTATTGCAATGTTGATGGCTTATTAAATAAAGAAGAGTATCCCGACAAAAAGGAAACTGATTTATATGATAAATACGCCGATCATATTATTGCGTTCGATCGTTATAATAACATTGTTGGTACCTCAAGAATAATAAAGAACTCGCCACTTGGGTTTCCCACAGAAAAAGAATTTGATTTAGTAAAAAGATTAAAAAATGTTCCCCGAGAAAAAATAACCGAATTATCAAGATTCATGATACACCCCGATTATAGGAAGACAATGCTTTTGCTAGATATGTTTAAAGCGATTTATCTTTTTTCTAGGCAAAATGATTATTTATTCTGGTTCGGTTGTGCGGAAAAATGGTTTCTAAAAACTCTTGATAACTATGTTGGTGAAGTTGAATTAATTGGTGAGCCCAAATTTTGCTTCAATGCCATCAACTATCCCTTTTTTATTGACATTAAAAAAAAAGCGGACGAAGTTAAAGAAAAAGATAGATTATTATTCTATTTTTATAATTATAAATCAAATAATTTTGAGTTTTAA
- a CDS encoding histidine kinase N-terminal 7TM domain-containing protein, translated as MDFSFDITSIITLIILLLNFLLCFYVFYESKGKKESIIFGFLVFVIGFWIFSTYLVDRAINENIALSLSKIVFIGPIIIPAILLHFSLVFPFYKNEITKKKLLFIYIVPLLLLVLLYTNLIVKDVDIQEWGTNFIYGSFYLFFIIYFLLFIIYAFIEAIIKYKNSSGLHRMQMKYVFLGILISAVIAILTNIILPIFNIQEFSYIGIQSIIFFVVFTSYAIVRHRLMDIRLVVKRTAIYASTIIIIILLALGLYWLEMTYFKEIIPPGVWGPIVLLLGLILFESLKNYLERIANKYFFASIYNYQATLEKLAQKLTHSIDLDQIIDFHCQNY; from the coding sequence ATGGATTTTTCATTTGATATTACTTCAATAATTACATTGATAATCTTACTACTCAATTTTTTGCTTTGTTTTTATGTTTTTTATGAATCTAAAGGCAAAAAAGAAAGTATTATTTTTGGTTTTTTAGTTTTTGTAATTGGATTTTGGATATTCTCCACTTATTTAGTAGATAGAGCAATAAATGAGAATATTGCTTTAAGTTTAAGTAAAATTGTTTTTATAGGACCAATAATAATACCAGCAATATTACTCCATTTCAGTCTCGTATTCCCCTTTTATAAAAATGAAATTACCAAAAAAAAGTTACTATTTATTTATATAGTACCATTATTATTATTAGTTTTACTGTACACCAACTTGATTGTAAAAGATGTAGATATTCAAGAATGGGGAACAAATTTTATCTACGGTTCATTTTATTTATTTTTTATTATATATTTCCTTCTATTTATAATTTATGCTTTTATCGAAGCAATAATAAAATATAAAAATAGTTCAGGGTTGCATAGAATGCAAATGAAATATGTTTTCTTGGGTATATTAATTTCTGCTGTTATTGCAATTTTAACTAACATTATTTTGCCTATATTTAATATTCAAGAATTTAGTTATATAGGTATTCAGTCAATAATTTTTTTCGTGGTTTTCACCTCCTACGCCATCGTCCGCCACCGCCTCATGGACATCCGCCTGGTCGTGAAAAGAACTGCCATCTATGCTTCCACCATTATTATAATTATCCTTCTCGCCCTCGGCCTTTACTGGCTGGAAATGACTTATTTCAAGGAAATCATTCCTCCGGGTGTTTGGGGCCCAATTGTCCTTTTGCTCGGCTTAATCCTCTTTGAGTCCTTAAAGAATTACCTAGAAAGAATTGCCAACAAATACTTCTTTGCCAGTATTTACAACTACCAGGCTACTCTGGAAAAACTGGCCCAGAAACTGACTCATTCTATTGATTTAGATCAAATCATTGACTTCCATTGTCAAAACTATTAG